The sequence GTGATCTCAGGTTGCGATTGACAGTGCTAATAAGTCGCAACCGGATCATAAGCATCAAGAGCAGCACGGAAGCCCGTCTTTACGATGGGCTTTTTTGCGTTTGGTCAGCAGTCTGAAGCCACCAGAATGCTGCAAGGGATCTTTTCTACCAAAAGGCTATCGGTAGAACCACGCCACCAGCGTAAAGCCATCGGTTTCTTGCGCGAGTGGGCAATGATGACCAAATCAATGCCGAGTTGATTCACCAGGTCGCCAATAACGTTAATTGGCTCGCCGCTTTCGAAGTGTGTGATGACATTCAATCCGACATCGGTGAGCATCTTGTGGCCTTTGGTGAGTTCTTGTTCCAACAGCGCCTTTTCTGACGTAATGGCTGATTCTGCGACGAATTCTCCGGCCATCAGGTAAGTGGCTAGATTGATAACGCCAAGTAGATGCACTTCAACTTCAGCGCCGGGAGCTAGGCGTATGCATGC is a genomic window of Glaciimonas sp. PAMC28666 containing:
- a CDS encoding universal stress protein, whose product is MYRKILIAYNGTPESRCALHACIRLAPGAEVEVHLLGVINLATYLMAGEFVAESAITSEKALLEQELTKGHKMLTDVGLNVITHFESGEPINVIGDLVNQLGIDLVIIAHSRKKPMALRWWRGSTDSLLVEKIPCSILVASDC